A region from the Neurospora crassa OR74A linkage group V, whole genome shotgun sequence genome encodes:
- a CDS encoding zinc metalloprotease, variant → MSTAPRFRKVQTFETDYAPTTITQYVSERTGMQVIVADRKGPKINGYFTLATEIFDDSGAPHTLEHLVFMGSKNYQYKGLLDKLAGRAYSGTNAWTAVDHTAYTLETAGWDGFAQILPVYLEHVILPTLTDDACVTEVHHIDGEGNDAGVVYSEMQAIQYSSQELMDLRARRLLYPENVGFRYETGGMMDALRVLTPDRIREFHKAMYQPQNLAVIIVGEANHENLLDILDKFEESIKDDIPPPNPNFKRPFVDSPQPPPLKETIVETVEFPEEDESTGEIVVAFFGPSCVDQLQATALNILLTYLCGSSVSVIENTIVEKEELASSVSFWWDTRPNSVIWFQPTGVATEKLAFVEERLISLLKEVASKPLDMEYMKECISRELRQIKYHAEGSEQFYSSNIITDYLFGKRDGSTLRELQTLGEYDVLASWEEQQWRDFLKKWISDAPHVSILGKPSMELAKKLKKTEKERLAKRREELGEEGLKALKEKVEKAKQNNEKPIPPEVLDQWPVPDTSSIHFIESLTARSGKARSLGTTDNSTQKIIDAAPQGAKPLFIQFEDVPTNFVHLTLHIGTSATPNRLKPLLPLFADNFFNSPVMRNGKRMEFEDVVKQLEKDTISYHLSSASRIGDNEGMALQFQVDLDKYTTMISWLRTLMFDIVFDPVRLKAAVVKALADIPEAKRDGRVMSREVDQSIHLLPESYSVAKRTLVKAVYYRRLKKLLEKEPETVVSWFEELRRSLFTFENLRVLVTAHVEKLPNPIAAWDSFTEIPDLDTSKDLLPVVRPHQMLSDEGKAPGSFGSVIIPMTTLDSSFSVSTASGIKSYSDPRLPAYLVALSYLETTEGPLWNAVRGNGLAYGVHFSRESDSGYIQFHVYRSPDASKAIEASRNMVAKIASGEEPLDKHLVEGAISGLVLAVADEQATMTAAAQQNFVSNVIRGQEPGWNKKLLARIREVTGDQIREALREIVLPVFEPGKSNVVVTCAPIMEENMVKNLEAIGYKTQVQPLTHFYDDYGLKADEDEEEEEEEEEDEDDDHHHHHGCGSECESECGSECDSDEDMSD, encoded by the exons ATGTCGACAGCACCAAGGTTCCGCAAGGTGCAGACCTTCGAAACCGACTATGCCCCGACGACAATCACCCAGTACGTCTCAGAGCGTACTGGTATGCAGGTCATTGTGGCGGATCGCAAGGGTCCCAAAATCAACGGTTACTTTACCCTCGCTACCGAAATCTTTGACGATTCCGGAGCCCCTCACACTCTGGAACATCTGGTCTTCATGGGCTCCAAGAACTACCAATACAAGGGTCTCTTGGACAAGCTAGCTGGGCGTGCTTACTCTGGTACAAATGCATGGACTGCTGTTGACCACACAGCGTATACGCTCGAGACCGCCGGTTGGGACGGCTTTGCCCAGATCCTACCCGTCTATCTAGAGCATGTCATACTTCCTACCCTCACCGACGATGCGTGTGTGACGGAAGTTCACCATATCGACGGTGAGGGCAATGATGCGGGTGTGGTATACTCCGAGATGCAGGCCATCCAATACTCGAGTCAGGAGCTTATGGATTTGCGGGCTCGCCGGTTGCTGTACCCCGAAAATGTGGGATTTCGCTACGAAACGGGCGGTATGATGGATGCCCTCAGGGTGCTGACCCCAGACCGCATCCGTGAGTTCCACAAAGCCATGTACCAACCTCAAAACCTGGctgtcatcatcgtcggcgAAGCAAACCATGAGAATCTCTTGGACATTCTGGATAAGTTTGAGGAGAGCATCAAGGACGACATCCCCCCTCCTAATCCTAACTTCAAGCGCCCATTTGTCGACTCTCCTCAACCGCCTCCCCTGAAGGAAACTATTGTCGAGACTGTTGAGTTTCCTGAGGAAGATGAGTCTACTGGCGAGATTGTTGTGGCCTTCTTCGGTCCCAGCTGCGTTGACCAGTTGCAAGCAACGGCTCTCAACATCCTCTTGACATACCTCTGCGGCTCCTCCGTGTCTGTGATCGAGAACACTATTGTCGAAAAGGAGGAATTGGCCAGCTCAGTTTCCTTCTGGTGGGATACTCGCCCCAACTCCGTTATCTGGTTCCAGCCAACCGGTGTCGCTACCGAGAAGCTCGCCTTTGTCGAGGAGCGCCTTATCTCGCTTCTGAAGGAGGTTGCATCCAAGCCACTCGATATGGAGTACATGAAGGAATGCATCTCGCGTGAGTTGCGTCAGATCAAGTATCATGCTGAAGGTTCGGAACAGTTCTACTCCAGCAATATCATCACCGACTACTTGTTCGGAAAGCGTGACGGCTCTACCCTGAGGGAACTTCAGACCTTGGGCGAGTACGATGTCCTCGCTAGCTGGGAAGAGCAGCAGTGGCGTGACTTCCTCAAGAAGTGGATTTCCGACGCACCTCACGTGTCCATCCTAGGCAAGCCCTCGATGGAACTCGCCAAAAAGCTCAAGAAGACCGAGAAGGAGCGTCTCGccaagaggagggaagagttgggagaagagggcCTGAAAGCACTGAAAGAAAAGGTTGAGAAGGCCAAGCAAAACAACGAGAAGCCTATCCCTCCCGAGGTGCTTGATCAGTGGCCGGTTCCCGacacatcatccatccacttcATTGAGTCGTTGACAGCAAGAAGCGGCAAGGCCCGCAGCCTCGGAACCACCGATAACTCAACCCAAAAGATCATCGACGCAGCACCCCAAGGTGCTAAGCCTCTATTCATCCAGTTTGAGGACGTACCTACCAACTTTGTACACCTTACGCTGCACATCGGAACGTCGGCGACGCCCAACCGGCTCAagcctctcctccccctgtTCGCAGACAATTTCTTCAACTCGCCGGTTATGCGCAATGGCAAACGTATGGAGTTTGAAGACGTCGTCAAGCAACTTGAGAAGGATACCATCAGCTATCACCTGTCCAGTGCCTCGCGCATTGGTGATAACGAAGGTATGGCTCTGCAGTTCCAGGTGGACCTCGACAAGTACACCACTATGATCAGTTGGCTTCGCACACTGATGTTTGACATCGTTTTCGATCCCGTCCGTCTCAAGGCCGCTGTTGTCAAGGCTCTTGCCGATATTCCTGAGGCCAAGAGAGACGGCAGAGTCATGTCTCGCGAAGTCGATCAGTCCATCCATCTACTGCCGGAATCTTACTCTGTCGCTAAGCGGACGCTCGTCAAGGCGGTATACTACCGTCGCCTAAAGAAACTTCTCGAGAAGGAACCCGAGACCGTCGTCTCCTGGTTCGAGGAACTCCGCCGTAGTCTCTTCACCTTCGAGAACCTCAGAGTCCTTGTCACAGCCCACGTCGAGAAGCTTCCCAACCCAATCGCGGCCTGGGACAGCTTCACCGAGATCCCCGACCTCGACACCTCCAAGGATCTCCTGCCCGTTGTCCGCCCGCACCAGATGCTGAGCGACGAGGGCAAAGCCCCGGGCTCCTTCGGCAGTGTCATCATCCCCATGACCACGCTCGACTCCTCCTTCAGCGTCAGCACCGCCAGCGGCATCAAGTCCTACTCGGATCCTCGCTTGCCCGCCTACCTGGTCGCCCTCTCCTACCTTGAGACCACCGAGGGCCCCCTTTGGAACGCCGTCCGTGGCAATGGTCTCGCCTACGGCGTCCACTTTAGCCGTGAGTCCGACTCGGGCTACATCCAGTTCCACGTGTACCGGTCACCCGACGCCAGCAAGGCTATCGAGGCCAGCAGGAACATGGTGGCCAAGATTGCTTCCGGAGAGGAGCCGCTGGACAAGCACCTAGTTGAGGGCGCCATCAGCGGCCTGGTGCTGGCTGTTGCAGACGAGCAGGCTAccatgacggcggcggcgcagcAGAACTTTGTCAGCAACGTCATTCGCGGCCAGGAGCCCGGTTGGAACAAGAAGCTTCTGGCGCGCATTCGTGAGGTGACGGGTGATCAGATTCGCGAGGCTTTGCGGGAGATTGTGTTGCCTGTCTTTGAGCCGGGCAAGAGTAACGTTGTGGTTACTTGTGCTCCCATTATGGAAGAG AACATGGTCAAGAATCTTGAGGCTATTGGCTACAAGACTCAAGTTCAGCCTCTTACGCACTTCTATGATGACTACGGCCTAAAGGccgacgaagatgaggaggaagaagaggaggaagaggaggatgaagatgatgaccatcaccaccatcacggcTGCGGAAGCGAGTGCGAGAGCGAGTGCGGAAGTGAGTGTGACTCGGACGAGGATATGTCGGACTAA
- a CDS encoding ER membrane protein: MWFISASTSAIFLLSIVLLIPIAFDVGGRDAGLAYSLSLFIFYLIYSTSKLLTPESSRVRWFFTSSVGLSQWIIIPALLIWSLNRFSVDAENAGWVSRTFSSATANHKPSTWGEYFFGQHGFVENVALGAWDKTLSYSSPVFQLLEGFCTLLVIQTAGRVARWLVTRGGGDTWMIFLLAFSGSIISSAVYFLWRVAHFPEINTIDATLIGATMTSAVFLGAYGIGSGRGNAVESSLLFAYIVLCVYQIFTDYQPSAEAAAAAEQAASLQPDFPPLPPIIMASYSTLMHILSSLPEAFNTSFQFLYAAFQTITPSVIISLTYRIIVFYCATRIIPAVRELGARALMDEPSLLEETDGANRLVGFLSWFSPSILIAVYTSLLLQHFSVSNNGDDIGWTLRAGDAGGNPWRWVNVAATMGLYAVELYLGERNEGMHWRAD, translated from the exons ATGTGGTTCATCAGCGCCTCGACGAGTGCAATCTTTTTGCTGAGCATCGTTCTCCTAATACCCATTGCCTTCGACGTTGGCGGTCGTGATGCCGGTTTAGCTTACTCGCTatccctcttcatcttctacCTTATCTACAGCACCAGCAAGCTCCTTACTCCGGAGAGTTCACGAGTTCGCTGGTTCTTCACTAGCAGTGTCGGCTTGTCGCAATGGATCATCATTCCAGCCCTTCTCATCTGGTCTCTGAATAGGTTCTCAGTGGATGCTGAGAACGCCGGCTGGGTATCGCGCACCTTCTCTTCTGCCACTGCGAATCACAAGCCCAGCACTTGGGGCGAATACTTCTTTGGCCAGCATGGATTTGTCGAGAATGTCGCTCTGGGAGCTTGGGACAAGACGCTGAGTTACTCGAGCCCTGTTTTCCAACTGCTGGAGGGTTTCTGCACTCTCTTGGTGATACAGACTGCTGGCCGGGTTGCAAGATGGCTCGTCACTCGCGGTGGAGGCGATACATGGATG ATATTCCTTCTTGCCTTTTCTggttccatcatctccagtGCCGTTTACTTCCTCTGGAGGGTTGCGCACTTCCCCGAAATAAACACCATCGATGCCACACTCATTGGAGCTACAATGACGTCGGCCGTATTCCTGGGAGCATATGGAATTGGTAGCGGGCGCGGCAACGCCGTAGAGTCATCTCTCCTCTTTGCCTACATCGTTCTATGCGTCTATCAGATCTTTACCGACTATCAGCCGTCTGCcgaagctgctgctgcggccgAGCAAGCGGCCTCGCTTCAGCCCGACTTCCCGCCTCTGCCCCCAATCATCATGGCATCCTATTCGACATTGATGCACATCCTCAGCAGTCTGCCTGAAGCTTTCAACACTTCTTTCCAATTCCTCTATGCCGCATTCCAAACTATTACACCGAGCGTCATAATCTCGTTAACCTACCGCATCATCGTCTTCTACTGCGCCACCCGCATCATTCCGGCTGTTCGGGAGCTCGGCGCCAGAGCTCTCATGGACGAGCCAAGCTTACTGGAAGAGACCGACGGGGCTAACCGCCTTGTAGGCTTCCTCAGCTGGTTCTCTCCTTCGATCCTCATCGCCGTGTACACGAGCTTATTGCTGCAGCACTTCAGCGTATCCAACAACGGTGATGATATCGGGTGGACTCTCCGGGCTGGTGACGCCGGTGGAAACCCGTGGCGTTGGGTCAACGTCGCTGCCACCATGGGACTCTACGCTGTCGAGCTTTATCTCGGGGAGAGGAACGAAGGAATGCATTGGAGAGCGGACTGA
- a CDS encoding vacuolar-sorting protein snf-7 → MSGIWGWFGGGSAAQKRKDSPKNAILGLRTQLDMLQKRERHLQNQIDEQDAIARKNVSTNKTAAKQALRRKKVAESTLETTLGQITTLEQQINAIESANINRETLAAMQAAREAMGKIHGKLTPEKVDEEMAKLQEANDLSNEIATAITSANIGQPIDEGELEDELEKLQQEEVDSKLHETGGSIPVHDKISLPAAGTGALKGKEKAKAVVEDDEEEELRKLQAEMAM, encoded by the exons ATGTCTGGAATTTGGGGCTGGTTTGGCGGGGGCTCAGCCGCGCAAAAACGCAAAGATAGCCCCAAGAATGCCATTCTCGGCTTGCGAACGCAACTGGACATGCTCCAGAAGCGTGAGCGCCATCTACAGAACCAGATCGATGAACAGGATGCCATAGCACGAAAGAACGTCAGCACGAACAAGACGG CTGCGAAGCAAGCCTTGCGACGCAAAAAGGTCGCCGAAAGCACCCTCGAGACCACGCTGGGTCAGATCACCACCCTCGAGCAGCAAATAAATGCGATTGAGTCTGCCAACATCAACCGGGAGACCCTGGCCGCCATGCAGGCAGCACGTGAGGCTATGGGCAAGATTCACGGCAAACTCACCCCCGAGAAGGTCGACGAGGAAAT GGCGAAACTCCAAGAAGCGAACGATCTCAGCAATGAAATCGCCACAGCCATTACCAGCGCCAACATTGGACAACCGATTGACGAGGGGGAGCTCGAGGACGAGCTTGAAAAGCTccagcaggaggaggtggactCGAAGCTACACGAAACAGGTGGATCGATCCCTGTCCATGATAAGATCTCTCTTCCGGCAGCCGGAACCGGCGCAC tcaagggcaaggagaaggcgaaggcggttgtcgaggatgacgaggaggaggagctcagAAAGTTGCAGGCCGAGATGGCTATGTGA